In the Agromyces flavus genome, CTCGCGTACCTCTTCGCTCTCGTGGTGATGCTGTTCACCGCGATCAGCTACGGCCGGATGACGCGGGTCTACCCGTCCGCGGGCTCGGCGTACACCTACGCCTCAGAGACGATCCACCCGAACGCCGGCTTCCTCGTCGGCTGGACGGCACTGCTCGACTACCTGCTGCTGCCGCTCGTGAACGCGCTCCTCGTGCGCCAGTACCTCGAGTCGTTCTTCCCGGAGGTGCCGGGCTGGATCTGGGTCGTCGGCTACGTCGCGCTCATCACGCTGCTCAACCTGTGGAGCATCTCGTCGACCTCGCGAGTGAACGCCACCCTGGTCGTCTTCCAGGTCGTGCTCATGGCGGTCTTCGTGCTCCTCGCGTTCGGTGCGCTGCAGCAGGGCGCCGGCAACGGCACCGCCTTCAGCATCGAGCCCCTCTACCACGCGAATGTGCAGATCGCGACGGTCATCAGCGCGGCGACGATCGTCTGCTTCTCGTTCATCGGCTTCGACGCGATCACGATGTACACCGAGGAGGCGAAGGACGCGCACACGGTGCCGAAGGCGATCGTGCTCTCGCTCGTCATCGGCGGCGTCATCTTCTTCACCGCCGGATGGTTCGCGCAGTCGCTGTTCCCGGTGACGGAGGGCTTCACCGAGGGCACCGCACTGCCCGAGATCGCGTTCTCGGTCGGCGGCATGCTCTTCCAGATCTTCTTCGTCTCGGCGGCGATCGCCGCGGCGGCGGCCTCGAGCCTCTCGTCGCACGCCAGCGTGTCCCGCATGATCTACGTCATGGGCCGCAACGGCGACGGGCCGATCGCGCGCCGCCTGTCGTACGTGCACCCGAAGTTCCGCACCCCGGCCGTCGCGGTCGTGCTCGTCGGCGTCGTCTCGCTCGGCGCGGCCGTGGCCGACCTCGACTTCGTGTTCTCGATGATCAACTTCGGCGCGCTCATCGCCTTCACGGTCGTGAACCTCGCGGTCATCCTGCACTTCGCGATCCGCCGTCGCGAGGTGAAGACCGCGTGGCAGGTCTTCCGCAACGTGGTGCTGCCCGCGATCGGCGTCGTGCTGACGGTCGTGCTCTGGCTCAACGTGAGCAGCGAGGCGATGACCTACGGCCTGATCTGGCTCGCGGTCGGGTTCGTGGCCCTGCTCGTGATGACGCGCGTCTTCCGCCGCAAGCTCCGCATGTCGCTGCAGGAGGACGAGGTCATCACCGAGGGCGACGAGGGCGCGGAGGCGCTGCTCGACGACGACCGGGAACGGCTCGCCGCGCGCGACTAGCGCCCGCGCCGCCATCGAGGGCGCCGCCTGGACTCGCGTCCGGGCGGCGCCTTCGTCGTCTCGGCCATCGCGGGCCGATGTCGATCGCCGCCCTCTCCGTTCGACGTACCAGTGAGAGCACGTTGCCGAGAGAGGAGCACATCATGGGCATCGTCATCTTCGACATCAGCATGTCGCTCGACGGCTACATCGCGGCGAGCGGCATGACGCCCGAGACCGGCATGGGCGTCGGCGGCGAGGTGCTGCACGACTGGGCCTTCGCCGGCGGCGAGCGCGACCGCGAACTGCTCGACCAGGCCGGCGCACGCCTCGGCGCCGTCATCGCGGGGCGTCGCACGTACGACAACTCGATCAGGTGGTGGGGAGCGGATGGCCCGACGGGATCCGCGCGAGTCCCCCTATTCGTCGTGAGCCACGGCGAGCCCGCCGACGTACCGGAGGGCGGCGTCTACACGTTCGTCGGCGACATCCGCTCGGCCCTCGACGCCGCCCGCGCGACCGCCGGCGACGCCGACGTGGGCATCATGGGCGGCGCCGACATCGCACGGCAGTTCCTGCGCGAGGGCCTCGTCGACGAGATCTCGATCCACCTCGTGCCGGTGGTCTTCGGCAGCGGCACGCTCCTCTTCGGCGACGGCTGGATCGACCGGCACGTGCGCCTCGAACGCCCGGAGGTGGTCGATACGGATGCCGCGACGCATCTGAGGTACCGCGTCGTCAGGTGATCGTGGACCCCTGGACGCCGCGGCGCGCTCAGCGCCGCGGCGTCCAGCCGGACGGCAGCGGCCCGTCGATCGACGCGCGCTCGAGATCGGCCTGCGCCGACCACCCCTGCGCGGCATCCGTCGCGTCGAAGCCCCCGCGCGCGACGCGGAACCCGACGTCGTCGTGGTGCATGCGCGGGGCGCCGCCGCGGCGCGTCGACGCGCGAACGCTCCACGCGTCATCCGCGTACCCGCCGCCGCGGAACACGCGGTACTCGTCGTAGCGTGCGGGGTCGAGCAGGTCCCAGCACCACTCCCAGACGTTGCCGAGCGTGTCGAAGAGTCCGTTGAGGTTCGGCAGCTTGCCGCCCACGGGCTGCGGCGAGGCCACGCCGTCGGCGCTCGTCCAGGCGATCTCGGCGAGCGGCCCGTAGTGCGGACCGGTCGACCCGGCGCGGCAGGCGAACTCCCACTCCGCCTCGGTCGGAAGCCGGAACCCGTCGGCGTCGACGTGCCAGGTGACGTCCTCGCCGTCGAACGCGTACGCCGGGTCGAGCCCTTCCCACTCCGAGGCGGCGTTGCAGAATCGGATGGCGCGCAGCCAGCTCACCTCGGTCGCCGGTCGACGTGGGTGGTTCGCCGTCTCCCCCAGCAGCTCGCCGAGCTGGGCCTGCGTCACCGGATACACGCCGATCTCGAACGGCTCGAGTTCGACGCTCCACCGCACCTTGCGGCGCGCGTCGTGGAGAGCGACGGTGCCGCCGTCGATCCGCGCCATCTCGATCTCGGTCACCGGGGCAGTCTCGCACGCGGCGATGACCCGTGGCAGCCGGTCAGTTGACGGCGGCCGCGTACTCGTTCGCGATGCGCGCGACCTTGTCGACGTAGGCGTCGTCGTGGTTGTACGAGAACACGGCGCCGCGCCATCCCTCGGCACTCGTCATCGGCCCGGAAGCGCAGAGGTACATGGCGGCGGCGTGCGCGGCGTCGTCGATCTGGTTCGGGTCGGCGACCCCGTCGCCGTTGGCGTCGATGCCCCACATGTCCCACGTGGACGGAATGAACTGCATCGGCCCGACCGCGCGATCCCATTCGGTGTCGCCGTCGAGGACGCCG is a window encoding:
- a CDS encoding APC family permease; protein product: MTTSALTANPTKLKRSLGLWAIVGLGLGYMTPMTVFDTFGYVSEESGGVVPLAYLFALVVMLFTAISYGRMTRVYPSAGSAYTYASETIHPNAGFLVGWTALLDYLLLPLVNALLVRQYLESFFPEVPGWIWVVGYVALITLLNLWSISSTSRVNATLVVFQVVLMAVFVLLAFGALQQGAGNGTAFSIEPLYHANVQIATVISAATIVCFSFIGFDAITMYTEEAKDAHTVPKAIVLSLVIGGVIFFTAGWFAQSLFPVTEGFTEGTALPEIAFSVGGMLFQIFFVSAAIAAAAASSLSSHASVSRMIYVMGRNGDGPIARRLSYVHPKFRTPAVAVVLVGVVSLGAAVADLDFVFSMINFGALIAFTVVNLAVILHFAIRRREVKTAWQVFRNVVLPAIGVVLTVVLWLNVSSEAMTYGLIWLAVGFVALLVMTRVFRRKLRMSLQEDEVITEGDEGAEALLDDDRERLAARD
- a CDS encoding dihydrofolate reductase family protein; this encodes MGIVIFDISMSLDGYIAASGMTPETGMGVGGEVLHDWAFAGGERDRELLDQAGARLGAVIAGRRTYDNSIRWWGADGPTGSARVPLFVVSHGEPADVPEGGVYTFVGDIRSALDAARATAGDADVGIMGGADIARQFLREGLVDEISIHLVPVVFGSGTLLFGDGWIDRHVRLERPEVVDTDAATHLRYRVVR
- a CDS encoding formylglycine-generating enzyme family protein gives rise to the protein MARIDGGTVALHDARRKVRWSVELEPFEIGVYPVTQAQLGELLGETANHPRRPATEVSWLRAIRFCNAASEWEGLDPAYAFDGEDVTWHVDADGFRLPTEAEWEFACRAGSTGPHYGPLAEIAWTSADGVASPQPVGGKLPNLNGLFDTLGNVWEWCWDLLDPARYDEYRVFRGGGYADDAWSVRASTRRGGAPRMHHDDVGFRVARGGFDATDAAQGWSAQADLERASIDGPLPSGWTPRR